The genomic region gacactctcgtctcagacaacggaaccgcatttacgtcagaagaattcctgaccttcacaacgcagaatgccatccgccacatccgctcagcaccattccaccctgccaccaatggccaagcagagcgcatggtgcggaccaccaaggacaccctacgccgcatgacgcaaggggactgggagtaccgccttgccacattccttctagcacagcacagcacccccagctcaacgactggccggagccccgctgaactactaatgggccggcgccttgcaatcagactggaccgcctccacccgacaagagctcaggatgaggtagtggtggggtgaaggcaggaacccccggacctttgtggcccaggatccagtgtacgcaaagaattttggggcaggcccagcatgggtacccgccacagtcaccagggtgacgggccctgtgtcatacgaggtgctaacagagggggggcaatgctggcgccgccactgcgaccagctacggcgacgattcccaggagaaaaccaggaggggacaggtcagaggagtcccaaggaacagtggggcattgagacccgtagtagcaggaggggccggcaggggaggcagaatcagtaaatactgagaggacccgagaggccgaaagggcaccggaaccagagccacgacagagcgagctggttgcaccagaccaaacagccccatcacaaccagcagcctcggaacacgagccagaaccagaacccctgaccagggaacagcctaggccgcaacgcacacgtaggcgaccagcgtaccttgaggactatggatgcaacctccaggcaggactggaacttagaggggaggggtgttatgtactgagttgaataggatccaaactgcagcaggctgattggtcctagaacaataggattgagattgcagcagtctgactggtcccagaacaataggattgagattgcagcagtctgattggtcccagaacaataggattgagattgcagcagtctgattggtccgcaggagccacccaatccagctccaggtggaagtgaatctgcactctgattggcatacaggagtatcccggaattagccaatcacgtggggcccattgtgtaaatagtgtatataagcaaacgttttgggggaactacagtcctcactactatgagctgaataaagagcatgaaattcacactcgactccgagtatctttcacctgCTATCAATAAATTTATTCTAAAGAAAAAGAATAGACCAGTTTCTGGACCCTGCAGCCTAGAACTTTAGGCAAAGtctgggctgcccccccccagcctgcattcttgctccctcttccacccCCCTTTCCAAGCTGCTGCCAGTTTTGTGTTTCAGCTCCTCCTTCACATTCCAGGCCTGCTGAGACTTCCCCCAAAATCCTCCAAAATGGAgccgcctctgcctctgcctctgacAGCGTATCCTTTGAAAAGCTCCAGGCTGAAAACCAGGATTTTAATCATTTTCTTCTCTATGGTTTTGTTCACAGCCATACTGGGCCTGCTGCAACTTAAGTACTTAAAGCCCAAAGCCAAAGACTTTTATTCCTTTGAAGTGATGGATCCGAAAGGCAGGACCGTTTCGTTGGAGAAATACAGAGGCAAAGTAAGTGACACCGTTTTTCCATTTCTGAAATCTTTGCATGGAGCGATTGTTCTCTCCTTGCATAATAATGACATTTTACATCCTTTGAGGtgttgtaaaataaaaacaacaacactgtgaatGTAGATTTATTTTAGCAGTTAGAAGAATACTGGGAGTGGGAATCTAAGTCTCTTGAGTAAAAGAAACAGTTCATAATATTTACTGGTGTAAATCGAGACGTTCCAACAAAGTAGGGTTTCTCCTAATATCCGATGCAATGAACATCTAGCACACAGATCGGGATCTGTTAGACTTgaattcccattagccccagaccGCACGGCCAACGTTCAGGGcaaatggaagctgtagttcagtaacacCTGTTgaactacaggttccccattcctgatctagCATCTACAAAGGCCGGGGGGGGGAGTGACTGGTGCCTTCCTGTGCTGCTTGTGAGCCTTTCAGAGTCATCTGGTTGTTGTCAACAGAGGGTCTGATCCAGCTGGCCTCTTGGTCTGCTCTAACAGGCCTGTTCTTTTGTAAGTCATCAAAATGATTCTCTTGTTTCATTGCAGAAGCTGCAAACGTCTGCAGAATCCAATGGCTAACTATTGTGAAATGCCAACAATTGATGAGTTTGATTCTTGGACTTTTAATAGtcccatttcttttaaaaaaataaatgcatctgTTACTGTGAACAATTGGATTTTGTTAACATTAGGAATAATCTAGCCAGTGTATTTCGGTGAATTAAAGTTGTGATGATGGTTTACATAATCCCTGCAATTTCTCCAGAGTGGGGGAGAACAGTCCTAAATAGTAATCACCAGTACTAATATTTTCCTTCCTGCAATTGAAGAAGTTTACTTTGTGGCAGCCAATGGCTAAAACAATGCTGAATACAGTAGATGGATGGCTGTTTTTCTGCAATTGAAGCTAAGCTGAACATGTATACTTTCGCTACATTTAAATAGCTGAGATGGTCAGAATGTAAAGCCATTTTGTTAACCTCGGCATAAGCAGTCTctcatcctctttctttctttctttttctttctttctttctttctcactgccCTGTTTTCTGTCTCCCTGAAGGCATCTCTGGTTGTTAACGTGGCTAGTTACTGCCAGCACACAGAAAAAAATTACATCATGCTTCAGGAACTGCATAGGGAGTTCGGACCATCCCACTTCACAGTGCTAGCCTTCCCCTGTAATCAGTATGGGGAAACGGAGCCAGACACAAGCAGGCAGATCGCATATCTTGCAAAATCAAATTATGGAGTAACTTTCCCCATTTTCAAGAAAATAAAGATTCTAGGAACTGAAGCATCGCCGGCATTTCAATTTCTAATAGGTAAGCATGTACAGCATTacttctaaggggggggggggatttttttattttaaaaaataaacaccacCAAGATTCTAGCCGTTAAGATGAAACCCTAAcccccacttacctaggagtatgCTCCACTGAATTGAGCAAAGGGGAGAGGTGGGCAAGAGATGTGGAAAGGCAGCTATGGCTCGTGTGTTGATCAGCAATAATGATTAGCTCCAGGAGCCTAGTTTCATATTAATTCACCAGGAGGAAGAATTTGGCAGTCTAGAGAATCAGTAGGAGCTAAGCACATCATTCCTATTAATCTCGGTGGCACTTTGACACATCTTTTGGAGGCAGTGCACTTCAGAATACCAGTTTCTGAAAGAGGCAATGgtgggcctctgtgagaacaggatgctggactaagatggaccattggcctgagccagcagctGGGTCTTCTGTCATCAGaaagggattctttagctgtgattcctgcattgcaaggggttgtgctagatgacccttggagccccctccaaccctacagttctaggattctaacattcttctgttcttataaggaagttttgtttttgttttttaattttttaaaaaaaaatctgaatgatGCCCCCTTCTGCTTGCAATACAAACTAAtcttttggcagcagtgcttcaaggagtactttaacaggacgaaattctagattttactaatacacacatacgatcagcctatgagtttatttgttgtttctttgtgtatatatattttaaagttcctgtatgtgattctttctctcgtgattttacatgtaaatgcctaataaaggtttgataagtaactAATCTTGTGTTGT from Lacerta agilis isolate rLacAgi1 chromosome 11, rLacAgi1.pri, whole genome shotgun sequence harbors:
- the GPX8 gene encoding probable glutathione peroxidase 8, producing the protein MEPPLPLPLTAYPLKSSRLKTRILIIFFSMVLFTAILGLLQLKYLKPKAKDFYSFEVMDPKGRTVSLEKYRGKASLVVNVASYCQHTEKNYIMLQELHREFGPSHFTVLAFPCNQYGETEPDTSRQIAYLAKSNYGVTFPIFKKIKILGTEASPAFQFLIDSSKAMPRWNFWKYLISPDGKVVKFWRPEEPIESIKPEIAALVRQIIMKKREDL